One Papaver somniferum cultivar HN1 chromosome 10, ASM357369v1, whole genome shotgun sequence genomic window carries:
- the LOC113319310 gene encoding uncharacterized protein LOC113319310, whose translation MDYFKSLPVESTLDILTRLPTESVRECKLVCSNWRNLVPNHPSFSKMHFHYVNHPSAAAHNDSGIFVLNINIEVYIYTLGSVNGWRNLGKFSVGCGREWDQCVFANEALYWLDTSLGMIINFDLAEEKFREHLSPPPSPQDCYWCDTKIGVLNGVLSFAISLDVEGDKFNDIWLLKGEEEHQSLVWSKEIKVGYYYLNFYDVKTSISKKLVKFERWIYRVSPHQNTLVSLKELGEEDTNVMESVEIEETRRLEYTF comes from the exons ATGGATTATTTCAAGAGTCTCCCCGTCGAGAGTACATTAGATATTTTAACCCGCTTGCCAACAGAATCGGTTCGAGAATGCAAATTAGTCTGCTCAAATTGGAGAAATCTTGTTCCTAATCATCCATCATTCAGTAAAATGCACTTCCATTATGTCAATCATCCTTCTGCTGCAGCTCATAATGATTCTG GAATATTTGTGTTGAACATCAACATAGAAGTTTACATCTACACTCTAGGCAGTGTAAATGGTTGGAGAAACCTTGGGAAGTTCAGTGTTGGTTGCGGCAGAgaatgggatcaatgtgtctttGCCAATGAAGCTCTTTATTGGCTGGACACTAGTTTGGGAATGATCATCAATTTTGATTTGGCTGAGGAAAAGTTTCGTGAACATTTGTCACCACCTCCTTCGCCACAAGACTGTTATTGGTGTGATACTAAGATAGGGGTTTTGAATGGGGTTTTATCTTTTGCAATTAGTCTGGATGTCGAAGGAGACAAATTTAATGACATATGGCTACTGAAAGGGGAAGAGGAACATCAGTCATtggtttggagtaaagagattaAGGTTGGTTACTATTATCTCAACTTTTACGATGTAAAGACTTCAATCTCGAAAAAGCTTGTGAAGTTTGAGAGATGGATCTATCGAGTATCTCCTCATCAGAACACCTTAGTTTCATTGAAAGAATTAGGCGAAGAAGATACAAATGTAATGGAGTCAGTTGAAATTGAGGAGACCAGAAGGCTTGAGTATACTTTTTAA
- the LOC113316651 gene encoding F-box protein At3g07870-like, translating into MHLYHLNHPSNSTSGKLGFIALTFIKSIFWHFEYDDNYDESTTSIQRIRRINLTIPIKSFRFVGSCNRLICLVDIFSYPSSVLICNPITREYVILPKINTYSIGFGYVSSTNHYKVVGICVSKTGFVEVYIYTLGSGNGWRNLGKLNFEFNILNQHEAGIFANGALYWIDSKLKMIITFDLAKEQFCEHISPSPFPPDRDWCDARIWVLDGFLSFAIYIRVEGLGIHETWLLKNKNRNHDLKEAGEHQSLVWIKEFRVDDSNPLVVMKIDSVLTYSGHCFSIYDTKTSTSKRLVKFNYAVFQVYPHHNTLVSLKELGEEDTKVMVFVEIKETISIDYSLEQLQEDGEP; encoded by the coding sequence ATGCACTTATACCATCTCAACCATCCTTCTAATTCTACTTCAGGTAAGTTGGGTTTTATTGCTTTGACGTTTATTAAGAGTATTTTTTGGCATTTTGAATACGATGATAATTATGATGAGTCAACTACATCCATTCAGAGAATTAGAAGAATTAATTTAACCATTCCAATTAAGAGTTTTAGGTTTGTTGGTTCCTGTAATAGGTTGATCTGTCTTGTTGACATCTTCTCCTACCCATCATCTGTTTTGATTTGTAACCCTATCACAAGAGAATATGTTATCCTTCCTAAAATCAACACATATTCCATCGGATTTGGTTATGTTTCTTCAACCAATCACTACAAAGTTGTGGGAATATGTGTGTCCAAGACCGGATTTGTAGAAGTGTACATCTACACTCTAGGCAGTGGAAATGGTTGGAGAAACCTTGGGAAGTTAAATTTTGAATTCAATATTCTTAATCAGCATGAAGCTGGTATCTTTGCCAATGGTGCTCTTTATTGGATAGACAGTAAATTGAAAATGATCATCACCTTCGATTTAGCTAAGGAACAGTTTTGTGAACATATTTCACCATCTCCTTTCCCACCGGACAGGGATTGGTGTGATGCTAGGATATGGGTTTTGGatgggtttttgtcttttgctATTTATATAAGGGTGGAAGGACTCGGTATTCATGAGACATGGCTATTGAAAAACAAGAATCGTAATCATGACTTGAAAGAGGCAGGGGAACATCAGTCATTGGTTTGGATTAAAGAGTTTAGGGTTGATGATAGCAATCCATTAGTTGTTATGAAGATTGATTCTGTTTTGACTTACAGTGGTCACTGTTTCAGCATTTACGACACAAAAACTTCAACCTCGAAACGGCTTGTGAAGTTTAACTATGCGGTTTTTCAAGTATACCCTCACCATAACACCTTAGTTTCGTTGAAAGAATTAGGCGAAGAAGATACAAAAGTGATGgtgtttgttgaaattaaggagacAATAAGCATTGATTATTCTTTAGAGCAGCTCCAGGAGGATGGCGAACCTTGA